A genome region from Pseudomonas sp. N3-W includes the following:
- a CDS encoding TauD/TfdA family dioxygenase — protein MSAVSASQSIAPQTFDIRPFSGAVGAEIIGLDLSRPINDLDFARIHRAHLDHHVVVFRDQRITPEQQIEFSRRFGVLQIHVLKQFLLADHPEILIVSNIIENGQSIGLGDAGKFWHSDLSYKELPSLGSMLHAKELPSEGGDTLFADMHKAWDNLPEALRKAVEGRSAAHSYTARYSESKFEGNWRPTLTPEQLAQVAEVVHPIVRTHPENGRKALFVSEGFTTRIVGLPEDESKQLLAELYAHSVLAQNIYRHQWQAHDLVFWDNRSLIHLAAGCPSYLRRKLYRTTIQGDAPF, from the coding sequence ATGTCAGCCGTCTCTGCGTCTCAAAGCATCGCGCCACAAACCTTCGACATCCGCCCGTTCAGCGGCGCTGTCGGTGCCGAAATCATCGGCCTCGATTTATCCCGGCCGATCAACGACCTGGATTTCGCCCGCATCCACCGCGCGCACCTGGATCACCACGTTGTCGTGTTCCGCGACCAGCGCATCACCCCCGAACAACAGATCGAATTCAGCCGCCGTTTCGGCGTGTTGCAGATTCACGTCCTCAAGCAATTCCTGCTGGCCGATCACCCGGAAATTCTCATCGTTTCCAACATCATCGAAAACGGCCAATCCATCGGCCTCGGTGACGCCGGCAAGTTCTGGCACTCCGATCTTTCCTATAAGGAACTGCCAAGCCTGGGCTCGATGCTGCATGCCAAGGAGCTGCCGTCGGAGGGCGGCGACACGCTGTTCGCCGACATGCACAAAGCCTGGGACAACCTGCCTGAAGCGCTGCGCAAAGCCGTCGAAGGCCGCTCGGCGGCGCACTCCTACACGGCGCGTTACAGCGAGAGCAAATTCGAAGGCAACTGGCGCCCGACCCTGACCCCGGAGCAGCTCGCCCAGGTTGCCGAAGTCGTGCACCCGATCGTGCGCACTCACCCGGAAAACGGCCGCAAGGCGTTGTTCGTCAGCGAAGGCTTTACCACGCGCATCGTCGGGTTGCCCGAAGACGAGAGCAAACAACTGCTGGCCGAGCTGTATGCCCACAGCGTGCTGGCGCAGAACATCTACCGCCATCAGTGGCAGGCCCACGACCTGGTGTTCTGGGACAACCGCTCGCTGATTCACCTTGCCGCCGGCTGCCCAAGCTACCTGCGCCGCAAGCTGTATCGCACCACCATCCAGGGCGACGCGCCTTTCTGA
- a CDS encoding RHS repeat-associated core domain-containing protein, giving the protein MGFNGQLREMQTSWYLLGNGYRAYNPRLMRFHSPDSWSPFNGGRLNAYMYCVGDPVNRSDPTGHFSLTNFIFGTMRFFSGDPGYHASGGGRGLLEIGAAIGSRAPNPGGISSTPIGNSPGLGDHAPTTLKHHPGFAQGAAMDGLTAMGSGKTRFVGGRFPVGSGRPRGSGRGPSRPQSLITIWEGPEYHPRIETLTLLTSAPGNSSFTTTHLPQLTPDPVHWNSPSLHQPPSPANSNYYPSPPGSPAGPSRWSSDDSFRSRSSRSSFGSSNSSNSSIRSS; this is encoded by the coding sequence CTGGGCTTCAATGGCCAATTGCGCGAAATGCAAACCAGCTGGTATCTGCTGGGTAACGGCTACCGCGCCTATAACCCGCGATTGATGCGCTTTCACAGCCCGGACAGTTGGAGTCCGTTTAACGGCGGCAGGTTGAATGCGTATATGTATTGCGTGGGGGATCCGGTGAATCGGTCGGATCCGACAGGGCATTTCTCACTGACCAACTTCATTTTCGGCACGATGAGATTCTTTTCCGGGGACCCGGGCTATCACGCCTCAGGCGGCGGAAGGGGGCTTCTGGAAATCGGTGCAGCGATAGGAAGCAGAGCCCCTAACCCGGGAGGAATCAGTTCGACGCCCATAGGTAACAGCCCCGGGCTTGGCGACCATGCCCCGACAACGCTCAAGCACCACCCAGGATTTGCACAAGGTGCCGCGATGGACGGACTGACTGCAATGGGGAGTGGGAAAACCCGCTTTGTCGGAGGACGTTTTCCCGTGGGCAGCGGTCGCCCCCGCGGTAGCGGCCGGGGCCCATCTAGACCCCAAAGTTTAATAACGATATGGGAGGGCCCTGAGTATCACCCACGTATCGAAACCCTTACGCTTTTAACCAGCGCCCCTGGAAATTCCAGCTTCACCACAACTCACCTGCCGCAGCTTACTCCTGACCCTGTGCACTGGAATAGCCCCAGCCTCCACCAGCCCCCTAGCCCTGCCAATAGCAACTATTACCCTAGCCCTCCTGGTAGCCCCGCGGGTCCAAGCCGTTGGTCCTCTGATGACTCTTTTCGATCCAGATCCTCCAGAAGTTCATTTGGGTCCAGTAACTCCAGTAACTCCAGCATACGAAGTTCTTAG
- a CDS encoding ABC transporter ATP-binding protein, which translates to MNAPLQGHTASNPITTAQALLSVDGVSLEYRTPQRVVRATHQVSFEIDPADRFVLLGPSGCGKSTLLKAVAGFIQPCEGEIRLQGQTVHAPGPDRIVVFQEFDQLPPWKTVKQNVMFPLLASRTLKRKEAEERALHYLDKVGLAAFADAYPHTLSGGMKARVAIARALAMQPKILLMDEPFAALDALTRRKMQEELLLLWEEVRFTLLFVTHSIEEALVVGNRILLLSPHPGRVRAEVHSHQYDLQSLGGVAFQESARRIHRLLFDEGQSPETERELDFADIRIAY; encoded by the coding sequence ATGAACGCCCCCTTGCAAGGCCACACGGCCAGCAACCCGATCACCACAGCCCAGGCGCTGCTGTCGGTCGATGGCGTCAGCCTCGAATACCGCACGCCGCAACGGGTGGTTCGTGCCACGCACCAGGTCAGTTTCGAAATCGATCCGGCGGACCGCTTTGTACTGCTCGGCCCCTCGGGCTGCGGTAAATCAACCTTGCTCAAAGCGGTGGCCGGGTTCATCCAGCCTTGCGAGGGCGAGATACGCCTTCAAGGGCAAACCGTCCATGCGCCGGGGCCGGACCGGATTGTGGTGTTCCAGGAATTCGATCAACTGCCGCCGTGGAAAACCGTCAAACAGAACGTGATGTTCCCGCTACTGGCGTCCAGGACGCTGAAGCGCAAGGAAGCTGAAGAACGGGCGCTGCACTATCTGGACAAGGTCGGGCTGGCGGCGTTTGCCGATGCCTATCCGCACACCTTGTCGGGTGGCATGAAAGCGCGGGTGGCGATTGCTCGCGCCTTGGCCATGCAGCCGAAAATCCTCTTGATGGACGAACCCTTCGCCGCCCTCGATGCCCTGACCCGGCGCAAGATGCAAGAAGAATTGCTGCTGCTCTGGGAAGAGGTGCGCTTCACGCTGCTGTTCGTCACGCACTCCATCGAAGAGGCGCTGGTGGTCGGTAATCGCATCCTGCTGCTGTCACCGCATCCGGGGCGGGTGCGGGCGGAAGTTCACAGCCATCAATACGACTTGCAGAGTCTGGGCGGCGTGGCGTTTCAGGAGTCGGCGCGGCGCATTCACCGGTTGCTGTTTGACGAAGGCCAGTCGCCGGAAACCGAACGCGAGCTGGATTTCGCCGACATCCGTATCGCTTATTGA
- a CDS encoding HlyD family type I secretion periplasmic adaptor subunit, whose protein sequence is MLLKSGFKDSIRRYFKGTASLQGQPLPEVNKALIEDAPRVVRLTIWAIIGFFVFLMLWAHFAVIDEVTKGDGKAIPSSKIQKIQNLEGGIVSELFVKEGQIVEAGAPLIRLDDTRFASNVGETEADRLSMLLRVERLSAEVDDRPLNFPADVLKAVPNQARSEESLYTSRRQQLHDEIGGLQEQLIQRQQELREFTSKQAQYRSGLALQRQEINMSEPLVAQGAVSPVEVLRLKRAEVETRGQLDATTLAIPRAESAIKEVQRKIDETRGKFRSEALTQLNEARTDLNKAQATGKALEDRVSRTLVTSPVRGIVNKLLVNTIGGVIQPGVDLVEIVPLDDTLLVEAKIRPQDIAFLHPGQDATVKFTAYDYTIYGGLKAKLEQIGADTITDEDKKTTYYIIKLRTERSHLGTDDKPLLIIPGMVASVDIITGKKTVLSYLLKPIIRARAEALHER, encoded by the coding sequence GTGTTGCTTAAGTCGGGATTCAAGGATTCGATCCGCCGTTATTTCAAGGGCACCGCCTCGCTGCAAGGCCAGCCATTACCGGAAGTGAACAAGGCACTCATTGAAGATGCGCCCCGCGTGGTGCGGCTGACGATCTGGGCGATCATCGGCTTCTTCGTGTTCCTGATGCTGTGGGCCCATTTCGCCGTGATCGACGAAGTGACCAAGGGCGACGGCAAGGCGATTCCGTCCTCCAAGATCCAGAAAATCCAGAACCTTGAGGGCGGTATCGTCTCTGAACTGTTCGTCAAGGAAGGGCAGATTGTCGAGGCCGGCGCACCGCTGATTCGTCTCGATGACACCCGCTTCGCTTCCAACGTCGGCGAAACCGAAGCCGATCGCCTGTCTATGCTGTTGCGCGTGGAACGTCTGAGCGCCGAGGTCGATGACCGTCCGCTGAATTTCCCGGCTGACGTGCTCAAGGCTGTGCCGAATCAGGCCCGCAGCGAAGAATCGCTGTACACCAGCCGTCGTCAGCAGTTGCACGACGAAATCGGCGGCTTGCAGGAACAACTGATCCAGCGCCAGCAAGAACTGCGCGAGTTCACCTCCAAGCAGGCGCAGTACCGCAGCGGTCTGGCGTTGCAGCGTCAGGAAATCAACATGTCCGAGCCGCTGGTGGCCCAGGGCGCGGTGTCGCCGGTTGAAGTGCTGCGACTCAAGCGCGCCGAAGTGGAAACCCGTGGGCAACTGGACGCCACGACGCTGGCCATTCCCCGCGCCGAATCGGCGATCAAGGAAGTGCAGCGCAAGATCGACGAGACGCGCGGCAAATTCCGCAGCGAAGCCCTGACCCAACTCAACGAAGCCCGCACCGACCTGAACAAGGCCCAGGCCACCGGCAAGGCGCTGGAAGACCGCGTCAGCCGTACGCTGGTGACATCGCCGGTGCGCGGGATCGTCAACAAACTGCTGGTGAACACCATCGGTGGCGTGATCCAGCCAGGCGTCGATCTGGTGGAAATCGTACCGCTGGACGACACCTTGCTGGTCGAAGCGAAAATCCGCCCGCAAGACATCGCCTTCCTGCATCCGGGCCAGGACGCGACAGTGAAATTCACCGCGTACGACTACACCATTTACGGTGGGTTGAAGGCCAAGCTTGAACAGATTGGTGCCGACACCATCACCGACGAAGACAAGAAGACCACCTACTACATCATCAAACTGCGCACCGAGCGCAGCCACCTGGGGACGGATGACAAGCCGCTGCTGATCATCCCGGGGATGGTGGCGTCGGTGGATATCATTACCGGCAAGAAGACCGTGCTGAGCTACCTGCTCAAGCCGATTATCCGGGCGCGGGCCGAAGCACTGCACGAGCGATAG
- a CDS encoding ABC transporter permease — protein sequence MSHSSSSRQAFEVDLQPLLSVPVERELPLRQRLWQQGWLRKSLILILLAVLWEAASRYTNNDLLLPSFLQTSSALYDGLLSGELLGKVWISLVVLLKGYLIGIVLAFALTTLAVSTQFGRDLLSTLTSMFNPLPAIALLPLALLWFGLGQNSLIFVLVHSVLWALALNTYAGFLGVSETLRMAGRNYGLKGMRFVLFILIPAALPSILAGLKIGWAFAWRTLIAAELVFGATSGKGGLGWYIFQNRNELYTDKVFAGLAVVILIGLLVENLVFDTLERVTVKRWGMQR from the coding sequence ATGAGCCATTCATCATCTTCGCGACAAGCATTCGAAGTTGACCTGCAACCGCTGTTGAGTGTGCCGGTGGAGCGCGAACTGCCGCTGCGTCAGCGCCTCTGGCAGCAAGGCTGGCTGCGCAAAAGCCTGATCCTGATACTGCTAGCGGTGTTGTGGGAAGCGGCCTCGCGTTATACGAACAACGACCTGCTGCTGCCGAGTTTCCTGCAAACCAGCAGCGCTCTGTACGACGGTTTGCTCAGCGGCGAGTTGCTGGGCAAGGTGTGGATTTCCCTGGTCGTGCTGCTCAAGGGCTACCTGATCGGCATCGTCCTGGCGTTTGCCCTGACCACGCTGGCGGTTTCGACCCAGTTCGGCCGTGACCTGCTGAGCACCCTGACCTCAATGTTCAACCCGCTGCCGGCGATTGCCCTGCTGCCGCTGGCATTGCTGTGGTTCGGCCTGGGGCAGAACAGCCTGATTTTCGTGCTGGTGCACTCGGTACTCTGGGCGCTGGCGCTGAACACCTATGCCGGGTTTCTCGGCGTCTCGGAAACCCTGCGCATGGCCGGTCGCAACTACGGCCTCAAAGGCATGCGCTTTGTGTTGTTCATCCTGATCCCGGCAGCGCTGCCGTCGATTCTCGCCGGCCTGAAAATCGGCTGGGCCTTCGCCTGGCGCACGTTGATCGCCGCCGAACTGGTGTTCGGCGCCACCAGCGGCAAGGGCGGCTTGGGCTGGTACATCTTTCAGAATCGCAACGAGCTGTATACCGACAAGGTGTTTGCCGGGTTGGCGGTGGTGATTCTGATTGGATTGCTGGTGGAGAACCTGGTGTTCGATACGTTGGAGCGGGTGACGGTGAAGCGGTGGGGGATGCAGCGGTGA
- a CDS encoding ABC transporter substrate-binding protein yields MSKRLSLAPLAAAIGLGFSLLAGSLVAPAVAHAEGEIRIAEQFGIVYLLLNVVRDQNLIEKYGKQEGIDIKVDWTQLSGGAAVNDALLSGSIDIAGAGVGPLLTIWDRTHGKQNVKAVASLGNFPYYLLSNNPKVKTIADFTEKDRIAVPAVGVSVQSRFLQYAAAKQWGDKEFDRLDKYTVAVPHPDATAALIAGGTELTGHFSNPPFQDQALENPNVHVVLNSYDVLGPNSPTVLFATEKFRDQNPKTYKAFVEALTEAAQFAQNDKGAAADTYIRVTKAKIDRATLLKIIDNPQFEFSVTPKNTYPLAEFLYRVGAIKNKPESWKDYFFQDAKPLQGS; encoded by the coding sequence ATGTCCAAACGTCTTTCACTGGCGCCGCTGGCGGCGGCCATCGGCTTGGGTTTCAGCTTGCTCGCCGGCAGCCTGGTGGCGCCGGCCGTGGCCCACGCTGAAGGTGAGATCCGCATCGCCGAGCAGTTCGGCATCGTGTACTTGCTGCTCAATGTGGTGCGCGACCAGAACCTGATCGAGAAATACGGCAAGCAGGAAGGCATCGATATCAAGGTTGACTGGACTCAGCTCTCGGGCGGCGCGGCGGTCAACGATGCGCTGCTGTCCGGCTCCATCGACATTGCCGGTGCCGGTGTCGGCCCGTTGCTGACCATCTGGGACCGCACCCACGGCAAACAGAATGTCAAAGCCGTGGCCTCGCTCGGCAACTTTCCGTACTACCTGCTGAGCAACAATCCGAAGGTAAAAACCATTGCCGACTTCACCGAAAAGGATCGCATCGCGGTGCCAGCAGTCGGGGTCTCGGTGCAGTCACGCTTCCTGCAATACGCGGCGGCCAAGCAGTGGGGCGACAAGGAATTCGATCGCCTCGACAAATACACCGTCGCCGTCCCGCACCCCGATGCCACGGCGGCGCTGATCGCCGGCGGCACCGAGCTGACCGGGCATTTCTCCAACCCGCCGTTCCAGGATCAGGCGCTGGAAAATCCCAACGTCCACGTCGTCCTCAACTCCTATGACGTGCTCGGTCCGAACTCGCCGACGGTGCTGTTCGCCACCGAGAAATTCCGCGACCAGAACCCGAAAACCTACAAGGCCTTCGTCGAGGCTCTGACCGAAGCGGCGCAGTTCGCGCAGAACGACAAAGGCGCCGCGGCTGACACGTACATCCGCGTCACCAAGGCCAAGATCGACCGCGCCACGTTGCTGAAAATCATCGACAATCCGCAGTTCGAATTCAGCGTCACGCCGAAAAACACCTACCCGCTCGCCGAATTCCTCTACCGCGTCGGCGCGATCAAGAACAAGCCTGAATCGTGGAAGGACTACTTCTTCCAGGACGCCAAACCGCTGCAAGGGAGCTGA
- a CDS encoding LysR family transcriptional regulator has translation MQLPDMNLLVALDALLDEGSVVGAARRMNLSPAAMSRTLTRVREAIGDPILVRAGRGLVPTPKALALRDQVRDVVEQAALLFRSADEVQLSTLQRRFSIRANDFFVGVYGGKLFDTLERQAPHCELRFVPEGDGDDEALREGRIDLSISNNRPSMPEVKVQNLFSTHFVGLARNDHPLFDEEITAERYAGFSHISVSRRGLARGPIDTALGALGLERRVAVIAPSFHAAMFALPDSDLILPVPKETLLSVRRLGLNLRSFTLPIPLPTLMLTQAWHPRFDKDPAHRWMRETLKACCDETWLAAQPT, from the coding sequence ATGCAACTCCCGGACATGAATCTGTTGGTCGCCCTCGATGCCCTGCTCGACGAGGGCAGTGTGGTGGGCGCGGCGCGGCGGATGAACCTCAGCCCGGCGGCCATGAGCCGCACGCTCACGCGGGTGCGCGAAGCCATTGGCGATCCGATTCTGGTGCGGGCCGGTCGCGGCCTGGTGCCGACGCCCAAGGCGCTGGCCCTGCGCGATCAGGTGCGGGATGTAGTGGAGCAGGCCGCATTGCTGTTTCGTTCCGCCGACGAAGTGCAGTTGAGCACCTTGCAGCGCCGCTTCAGCATTCGCGCCAATGACTTTTTCGTCGGCGTTTACGGCGGCAAGCTGTTCGACACGCTGGAGCGTCAGGCCCCGCACTGCGAACTGCGCTTTGTGCCGGAAGGCGATGGAGACGACGAGGCGCTGCGCGAAGGACGGATCGATCTGAGCATCAGCAACAACCGCCCGTCGATGCCGGAAGTGAAGGTGCAGAACCTGTTTTCTACCCACTTCGTCGGGCTGGCCCGCAACGATCACCCACTGTTCGATGAAGAAATCACCGCCGAGCGCTACGCCGGGTTTTCCCACATCAGCGTTTCCCGCCGTGGCCTGGCCCGTGGCCCGATCGACACCGCGCTCGGTGCCTTGGGGCTGGAGCGGCGGGTGGCGGTGATCGCGCCGAGTTTTCATGCGGCGATGTTTGCCTTGCCCGATTCCGACCTGATTCTGCCAGTGCCCAAGGAAACGCTCCTGAGCGTGCGACGCCTGGGGCTCAATCTTCGTTCGTTCACACTGCCGATCCCGCTGCCGACCTTGATGCTGACCCAGGCGTGGCACCCGCGCTTCGACAAAGACCCGGCTCACAGATGGATGCGTGAAACGCTCAAGGCGTGTTGCGACGAGACGTGGCTGGCGGCACAGCCCACTTGA
- a CDS encoding TolC family outer membrane protein — MRLHLFKALPFALAASFVQAQSLPEAMQQALDVHPEIQAGVNSRLAADYQLKAAKGGYLPRVDLLGGYGRESSDNATTRADTGSNHWETLNRGESSVRLTQMVFDGFATSSEVGRQQATVNSRAYALLGTSERTGLTVAQVYLDVLTRREFVRLAEENLKSHERIFDQIKLRTSRGVGSGADLDQAEARMAQARNNLITEQTNLADAETNFLAAVGQMPDQLERPAPFMAMLPANLNEARQQMLENSPILRSAESDISAAEKQYEAAKSTFYPRFDAELGRTADNNLDGQVGHNNEWQAMLRMRFNVFAGGSNKADLESKAYLSTQALDIRNNALRELNQELGLAWNAQNNANAQVPIAQEYVDRSTAVRTAYQQQFSLGQRTLLDLLDSENELFTASRRLAEIRNIQLFTQYRIKATMGELLKSQGVVAPLASVVQNDVKPKVQLPGMN, encoded by the coding sequence ATGCGTTTGCACTTGTTCAAGGCTCTACCCTTCGCCCTTGCCGCCAGTTTCGTTCAGGCGCAATCCCTTCCGGAAGCGATGCAGCAAGCGCTGGATGTCCATCCGGAAATCCAGGCAGGGGTCAACAGCCGATTGGCCGCGGATTATCAATTAAAGGCCGCCAAAGGTGGATACCTGCCACGGGTCGATTTGCTGGGCGGGTACGGTCGCGAAAGCTCGGACAACGCCACCACTCGGGCCGACACTGGCAGTAATCACTGGGAAACCCTGAACCGTGGCGAGTCGAGCGTGCGCCTCACGCAAATGGTTTTTGACGGTTTTGCGACGTCCAGCGAAGTAGGGCGTCAACAAGCCACCGTCAATTCCCGCGCCTATGCCTTGCTGGGCACCTCGGAGCGCACCGGGCTGACCGTCGCCCAGGTCTATCTCGACGTGCTGACCCGCCGTGAATTCGTGCGTCTGGCCGAAGAAAACCTGAAAAGCCACGAGCGTATTTTCGACCAGATCAAACTGCGCACCTCGCGCGGTGTCGGCAGCGGTGCTGACCTGGACCAGGCCGAAGCGCGTATGGCCCAGGCCCGCAACAACCTGATTACCGAGCAGACCAACCTGGCCGACGCCGAGACCAACTTCCTCGCCGCCGTGGGCCAGATGCCCGATCAATTGGAGCGCCCGGCACCGTTCATGGCAATGTTGCCGGCCAACCTGAATGAAGCCCGCCAGCAAATGCTGGAAAACAGCCCGATCCTGCGCTCCGCCGAGTCCGATATTTCCGCCGCCGAGAAGCAGTACGAAGCTGCCAAGTCGACCTTCTACCCGCGCTTCGATGCCGAGCTGGGTCGCACCGCCGACAACAACCTCGATGGTCAGGTTGGCCACAACAATGAATGGCAAGCCATGCTGCGCATGCGCTTCAACGTGTTTGCCGGTGGCAGCAACAAGGCTGACCTGGAATCCAAGGCCTACCTGTCCACCCAGGCGCTGGATATCCGCAACAACGCCCTGCGCGAGCTGAACCAGGAGCTTGGCCTGGCCTGGAACGCCCAGAACAATGCCAACGCCCAGGTGCCGATCGCTCAGGAATATGTGGACCGCAGCACCGCCGTGCGCACCGCGTATCAGCAGCAGTTCAGCCTTGGCCAGCGTACTTTGCTCGACTTGCTCGACAGCGAAAACGAGCTGTTCACCGCTTCCCGCCGTCTGGCCGAGATCAGAAACATTCAGTTATTTACTCAGTACCGAATCAAGGCGACCATGGGCGAGTTGCTCAAGAGCCAGGGAGTGGTCGCACCGTTGGCATCCGTCGTGCAGAACGACGTGAAGCCAAAGGTCCAGCTGCCCGGTATGAACTGA
- a CDS encoding type I secretion system permease/ATPase yields MESEVSRVQLIHDPRAMHDDPLLDGLLALCTLHQKPASAAMLTTGLPLPKQRLSVELLPRAAARAGLQGRVLVRKLEDIPAIAMPALLLLKDGRSAVLLGWQGEDQARVLLSETDGGESLVSRELLADDYIGKVFFAQPQHKFDVNHGTLIPRARSWFRDTLKRSRWLYADAIAASFLINIIAMAAPLFVMNVYDRVVPNQAESTLWVLAIGITGAYLFDLILKSLRSLCLDLAGKKTDLIISATLFERIVGMAMKCRPARVGSFAQNIHEFQSLRDFLASLTLTSLIDLPFTLLIFMVIAILGGHLVWIPVLAFPIALLIGYALQKPLVATMERTMALAAERQSSLIETLAGLDAVKVNNAESERQYQWEQTIGTLSRLELRVKMLSGLAMNITLLIQQLAGVIMIVFGVYQIIDGKLSMGGLIACYMLSGRALSPLASLSGLLTRYQQARVTMVSVDQMMELPQERNFEERPLSRKVLQGAIECRQLNFTYPNQQNPALKNINLIIKPGEKIGIIGRSGSGKSSLAKLLVGLYQPDDGALLVDGVDIRQIDVSELRHNIGYVPQDIQLLAGTLRDNLVSGARYVEDEMVLQAAELAGVHEFARLHPQGYELQVGERGQNLSGGQRQNVALARALLLNPPILLLDEPTSAMDNTGEERLKQRLAAVVENKTVVLVTHRASLLSLVDRLLVIDRGQILADGPKAVVMEALKKGQISVA; encoded by the coding sequence GTGGAATCAGAAGTCAGTCGAGTTCAACTCATTCATGATCCACGCGCGATGCATGACGATCCGTTACTGGACGGCCTGCTGGCCTTGTGCACCCTGCACCAGAAACCGGCCAGCGCCGCGATGCTGACCACCGGCTTGCCGTTGCCCAAACAGCGTTTGAGTGTCGAGTTGCTGCCCCGTGCGGCGGCTCGTGCCGGGCTGCAAGGGCGGGTGCTGGTGCGCAAGCTGGAAGACATTCCGGCCATCGCCATGCCGGCGCTGTTGCTGCTCAAGGACGGTCGCAGCGCAGTGCTGCTCGGCTGGCAGGGTGAAGACCAGGCTCGTGTGCTGCTCAGCGAAACCGACGGTGGCGAGAGCCTGGTCAGCCGCGAACTGTTGGCCGACGACTACATCGGCAAAGTCTTCTTCGCCCAACCGCAACACAAATTCGACGTCAACCACGGCACGCTGATCCCGCGTGCGCGCTCGTGGTTCCGCGACACCCTCAAGCGTTCGCGCTGGCTGTATGCCGACGCCATCGCCGCCAGCTTCCTGATCAACATCATCGCCATGGCCGCGCCGCTGTTCGTGATGAACGTCTACGACCGCGTGGTGCCGAACCAGGCCGAATCGACCCTGTGGGTATTGGCCATCGGCATCACCGGTGCCTATCTGTTCGACCTGATTCTCAAAAGCCTGCGCAGCCTGTGCCTGGACCTGGCCGGCAAGAAAACCGACCTGATCATCTCGGCGACGCTGTTCGAACGCATCGTCGGCATGGCCATGAAATGCCGCCCGGCCCGGGTCGGCAGCTTCGCCCAGAACATCCACGAGTTTCAGAGCCTGCGCGACTTTCTCGCCTCGCTGACCCTGACCAGCCTGATCGATCTGCCGTTCACCCTGCTGATCTTCATGGTCATCGCCATCCTTGGCGGGCATCTGGTGTGGATTCCGGTGCTGGCGTTCCCGATTGCCCTGCTGATCGGCTACGCCTTGCAGAAGCCGCTGGTAGCGACCATGGAACGGACCATGGCCCTGGCCGCCGAGCGTCAGTCGAGCCTGATCGAAACCCTGGCCGGCCTCGATGCGGTGAAGGTCAACAACGCCGAAAGCGAGCGTCAGTACCAGTGGGAGCAGACCATCGGCACCCTCAGCCGCCTCGAACTGCGGGTGAAAATGCTCTCCGGTCTGGCGATGAACATCACCCTGCTGATCCAGCAACTGGCCGGTGTGATCATGATCGTCTTCGGCGTGTACCAGATCATCGACGGCAAGCTGAGCATGGGCGGCCTGATTGCCTGCTACATGCTCAGCGGTCGCGCCCTCAGCCCGCTGGCGTCGCTGTCCGGCCTGCTGACCCGCTACCAGCAAGCCCGGGTCACCATGGTCTCGGTCGATCAGATGATGGAGCTGCCACAAGAACGCAATTTCGAAGAGCGCCCGCTGAGCCGCAAGGTATTGCAGGGCGCCATCGAGTGCCGTCAGTTGAACTTCACCTACCCGAACCAGCAAAATCCGGCGCTGAAGAACATCAACCTGATCATCAAGCCCGGCGAGAAAATCGGCATCATCGGCCGCAGTGGCTCGGGCAAAAGCTCGCTGGCCAAACTGCTGGTGGGCCTGTATCAGCCGGATGACGGCGCGCTGTTGGTCGACGGCGTCGACATTCGCCAGATCGACGTCAGCGAACTTCGCCACAACATCGGCTACGTACCCCAGGACATCCAGCTACTCGCCGGCACGCTGCGCGACAACCTGGTCTCCGGCGCGCGTTACGTCGAAGACGAAATGGTGCTGCAAGCCGCCGAACTGGCGGGCGTGCATGAGTTCGCCCGTCTGCATCCGCAAGGCTATGAACTGCAAGTCGGCGAGCGCGGGCAGAACCTGTCCGGCGGTCAGCGGCAGAACGTCGCCCTGGCCCGTGCGCTGCTGCTCAACCCGCCGATCCTGCTGCTCGACGAACCGACCAGCGCGATGGACAACACCGGCGAAGAACGCCTCAAGCAACGGCTCGCCGCCGTGGTTGAAAACAAGACCGTGGTGCTGGTGACGCACCGGGCGTCACTGTTGTCGCTGGTGGATCGCCTGTTGGTGATCGACCGAGGACAGATTCTCGCCGATGGCCCGAAAGCCGTAGTGATGGAAGCGTTGAAAAAGGGGCAGATCAGTGTTGCTTAA